The nucleotide window TACTTGGATCACCttcttcccctttcttaaagataggaactatgttagcaattctccagtcgtacggtacaaccccggAGTTTacggattcattaaaaattcttgctaatgggcttgtaatttcatgtgccagttcctttaatattcttggatgaagattatctgggccctctgattttgtcccattaagctgttcaagtttgacttctgtctcagatgtggtaatatccacctccatatcctcattcccatttgtcatccttccattacccctaagctccccattagccttattaaagactgaggcaaagtatttatttagatattgggccatgcctaggttatccttaacctcctttccatcctcagtgtttagcggtcccacttcttctttctttgttttcttcttatttatatggctatagaaccttttacaattggttttaattcctttgcaaggtccaactctacacggcttttggcctttctcactttatccctacatgttctgacctcactaaggtagctttccttcctaatccctcccatcttccactccttgtaggctttctactttttcttaatcacctctctgagatgcttgctcatccatcttggtctacaactcctgcctatgattttttcccccttttttgggatgcaggcttctgatagtttctgcaactttgacttgaagtaattccaggcctcctccacctttagatccacaagttcttcagtccaatccacttccctaactaatttccttaattctttaaagttagcccttgagaagtcaaaaaccctagtcccagatctgtttttgtttatccttccatctagtttgaactgaattagctcatgatcgcccGAACCAAGGTGTCCCCTACAACcctttcttctatgaggtcctcactactcaccaaaaccaaatctaaaatggcatcccctcttgttggttcagcaactacttggtgaaggaatccatcagctatcgcatccaggaacATCTGAGCCCATGTCTGGTGGGCCAGGAGAGCCCAAAACCACAAGGGTGTCCTGATAAGGCGGAGCTGGGAAGTATTTTCACGTGTACAAAATACACCAGCCACACAAcagtccctctcccctcctcagccctcccatgcctcttcccccccaaacTGAGCAGTATCAGAGGGGGGAGCCCTATCTCCCGGGGTTACAATGGCCATGCAATAGTCGCTGATATTTCTAGTGTATCTGTCACTCCTCCCCACATCTACTCGACCCACTAACAGGCAGAAACACAGCAGCATCTGCCTCCACTCACCTCACCCACCAAAGAAAGGCaaccacctctggagtggagtcCGGCAGCTGGTCAGCGTGCAGAGACACTACACAGGAGCATAGGGCAGGAGTGGCAGAGGAATTCAGCGGCCAGCTGACCCTGCAGGACAGGGGCAGATTAGAAATCAGTGAGTGATTTTTATCTCGCttaccccagggctctgccctCAGCCCGGTGCCCCCTAGTGCTATGCTGGGGCCCTGGCGTCAGCATGAGCCAGAGAGGAAAGTGCCTCCTACTGCCTCACGCCCTGCACTCTCTGGAGCTGCCTCCCGCCCCTAGTTCTGGCACTGGAGTAAGCTGCACAGAGGCAgggccctcctttgccccttgtGTCTCTCGGGGCCCGTTCCGGAGCTGAGCTGggctcaggggccaggggctgggcgctTGGCCAGTCCTGCCTTTGGCACAgcaggctgggaggggctgctgagGGACCTTGCAGGGCCGGGCTCCCACACCCTGTCCTGCAGCTCCCCCAGTGCATCGAGAGTTGCCCCGGCAGGGCCCTGGAGGCTCCATCCCATCTTGGGCACCTGGGTGCCAGGATCCCTGGAGAGACCGGGCGGACCCTCAGCTCCGCCTCCCCTTCTCTCCAGTGAGCCCAGCGCCTGGAGGGGAGCAGCGACTGCGACCAGCCCAGGCTGCCCCAAGGGAAAGACGGGAGCTGGCTGACATGCCCTCCCTTGCCATCGCCACCCCCTCCCCGCCTCAGTCTAGGGGGCTCAGGGTCCCTCTGGGCTCTTGGCTGCCCGCGGGTACCCAAATGGCACCAGTAGCGCCCGCCGtcgctgggggaggaggtggctcTCCTCGCTGTCCCATGAGGCCCTGGCCGTGTGCTGTGGGAGAAGAGGGCTCAGGGggtggctcagggaggggggaCCCAGCACAGACAGCCCCACGGCAAGAGGCACAGAGACGACGTAGATGGGGCGGCTGGGCCGGCGGGTGACATGGTACAAGCCACGAGCGGGCACCCTGGGCAGGCTCTCggaggggagggcaggctgggggggagggcgtGCCCCACACAAGGGCATCAGGCACAGGGCACAGGGCCTGCGCCAGCCAGCTGGGAGCCAGTCCCCAGTGCTCCACCTGCGGTCAGGGTTCCCAGCGGGCCCCAGTGCCCCAGCGCCCCAGCGCTGGCTTCCTCCACTCTCTTCTTCCTCCAGGGCAGTGGGCAGCCCCCTGGTCATGGACCCCAACAGCATCTGCCGGAAAACCAAGCGCCTGGCGGGGAAGCAGGCGGAGCTGTGCCAGACGGAACCCGACATCGTCCAGGAGGTGGCCAAGGGCGCCAGGCTGGGCGTGCGGGAGTGCCAGTACCAGTTCCGCTTCCGCCGCTGGAACTGCACCAGCCACAGCAAGTCCTTCGGCAAGATCCTGCAGCAGGGTAAGGCCGGGGGGCCAAGCAATCCCTGGGGCCAGGCTCCACCCCGGAACCCTGAGCTCCCCGAAGCGGGGGAGGCTGGCTGGTTTGGAGCAATAAGGACCCTAGCCTGGCCTCCTAGGCTGCTCCCGTCCACCTCCTCTCCCGGGGTCAGGGCAGTCCCTGCTCAGCCAGGCAGAGTGTCTCTGCACAGCTGATCAGCTGCCGgaatccaccccagaggtggttgccTTTCCTTGGTGGGTGAGATGAGTGCAAGCAGTTGCTGCCGTGTTTCTACCCCCTCCAGTGGGCGGGTGCTAAGGCTGCTGCCCCCCAGGAGGACAGCGAGGCCCCTGCCTTCTGCTCAAAGCCCTGCCAGAGCCGGGAAGAAGCTGCCGAAGCCCATCCCCGCAGCACTGCCCCTCTCGGCCGGCCGAGGGAGATTAACCGACCTCCCTGCGCCCGCTCCCCTGGGTGAGAGCCAGGCCGCGGCACAGGCCCCCGGGGGCGCAGCAGGGCCGAAGGTTTACTGCCGGGACATGTCTTCCCGTGTTGTAATGAACCAATTACCCATGCTCCCAGCCACCGTGGGCTTAATAAAGCTCAAGAATGCCTCCGCGTCTGGCAGTGATTTACTGCGCCCCGAGGAGACGTGTCCCCCCCCGACGCCACTCCCTGCATGCGCCTGCGCCTAGGGCACCGGGGGCGGGGGAGGCTTGCAAATAGCTGGCACGCAGCCTACGGGAGAGGGGCACGGGGGTagagggggctggcagggggccggggggaatctgccctggggaggggagactgggaTGGGCAGTGGGGGTTAGGGACATAGTTTCACTCCTGCCATTGGCTGGTGCCTGGCCCAGCTGTAGCCAAGTCTGTCCCACCAGCCTTTCGCCCCCATAGTCCTGGTGTCATGTAGGTCGCAACATGGGCCGTGATCCCCAGAAGGCACCGGATGGCAGGACCTGGGGGTTGCTTGCCCCCTGCCATGCTGTGCTGACCTGGCCCAGTAGGGCCTGGTTGGCCTTCTGGTGTGTGTCAGGCTTGTCCAAGCACATGTGGGACTCCCCCCCATGCCATCCTAGGTGACACCAGAACCCCCAACCTGTGCCCAGCTGGGGGGGCCACAAGGGGATTTAGTGCCCCCTGGCTGCAGCTCAGCAGTCACCCACACTGGCCATACTGCCAGGAACTAGCGAATGTGCAGGTTCATGTCCagccactgccctctactggtgGGACTCAGTGCTTCCATTGTGTGTCATAAGCCCTGTAGTGCTACAAGCTAATGGGGATGCTCCTTTAGTTGCAGTAGTTTGGGTCACCTGGGTTTTAGGGACAGACTCTTTTTAACTTGACTGGGTGCTGGCCCAGGCAGGGCGGTGTTCCCTGCTGTCTCTGAGAATGTCCCGAGGGTCTTAGGGGCACCACAGTGACACCCTGGGCCGCAATGGAGACGCCATGTCCCAGAACACAGTGCAGCTGGTCTGCCTGGATCAACatggagcattgcatgctgggagctgtcacCTTCATAAGCCGCAGCAGCACGTCTGGGCTACCCCACCTAGCAAACAACCAGCCTGTCCCTACAGCCTGGTGTGCCCAATGAGACGCCTGCCTTCCTtttgggctctggctgctgcaaagGGGCTGGGGCATCCTGCATGTGTTTGGAGCGGCTCCCTGCCCTGGAGACGCTTATCCGAGCAAGGTCAGCGCCCAGGGTTCTCAGGTGATGCCCATTCCCACCCGCCCTGCGGCCAGTACGTTCTCCAAGGGAGGCGTGCGCTGTCCCAGGGTACAGGAAAGACCCGGCCCACAGGCGTCAGGGCGCTAAACGTGCCAATGACCCCACTTTGTAAGGCCAGGCCGGCTCTGGTTCTGACTTGACGTGATGAATGCTTGGCTTGGACAGCCACTGTCTGCACCACACGGCCTCACCTGGCCACAGCCCCAAGCCAGCAGCCCTCCCCTCCCATGGGCTCTTTTAGGaagcagtgaggggcagcagcttgTGCTGTGACCCTCACGCCAGCCCTGCGGGGGCCGTGGATCTGCCTTAGGACAGGGAACAGAAGGAGGAACCTGCCCTGCTCTCCTGCCCTGCCATGGTCTCCCAAGGGGAGAGGTGGGAGCCGAGTCCCACACACCAGCTTTCCCACCTGGAATGGGGTTCTCCTGTTGGTAGGACCATGGATCTGCAGCTCTGGGGGCTGTGGTGATGCCAGGGCTCTACCCTGGAGGACGGGGAATGTCCCAGCTCAGAAGGATGAGAaatgccagctcaggactcctggATGGGGCCCTGTGGGACCAGCTTGGCTGAGCTCCCCACAACTCCTTCATCCAGTCCCGGGCGGCTGGTGGAGCTAGTGCCTAGCATTAGAGACACAGCCAGTGTTGATGGCACGCCGTCAAGCGATGGAGAACCCAGCCCAGGCCGGGGCCAGGAGGTCCAATGGGTAACTTCTGTCCCCGTTAAACATTTGTACCTTACGTCTACTCTGAGTCACTCTAGCATCAGCTACTGGGTCTCCTTAGCCCGTCATCTGCTAGATCAAAGCACCATCAGCTGTCAGAGATCGGGCAAGTCCTTCTGAACGCTGATCAGTCACCGCTCAGCCTTCTCCTGGGTACCTCGCCAGGTGGAGCCGGCGCAGCTCTCGCTCTCGGGCCTCCTGGGTGCCCTTTTCCGAGCCCTTTCCCATGCGGTGCCGTCCTGGATGTGGGGCCTCAAGGTGGGTCCTGGGCTGGCTGAGGTCGCACATGGAGGTGATGCTGGCTCTGAGATGCCTTCCCTACGTGCATGGCCGAAGCTCATGCTTGCCCTTCTGGATGCAGAGCGCGCCGAGGGGAGCTCACCAGGACGCCTGGTCCTGTGCAGAGTCGCTGCACTGAGGGGTCCGCCCCACGCCGGAGCTAGGTTCTGCATTAGCAGGCGCAGGCCCGGAGCTTTGGCCGTATGAGACGGCACAGCAGAGATGAAGCCGCAAGCATAGGCAGCTTGGTGTCTGGAAACCAGTGAGGGGAAATCTCCTGCTTTGAGAACAGCAGAGTCTGGGGGGTCTGATCTTCTTGGGCGACTGCTGCTGTGTGCTCTGTGCCCAGATGCCACGGTGACAGGCCCACTGCAAATGCATCCGCTAGGCAGGTCAACTCCATCGCCAcatcctctcccctggctcccaccACCCCATACCGCCAGCCTGCACCCGCCAGAGCAGTGACCCTCCTTGCCCGCTCTCTTGTCTCTGAGCACATCACCTTTAGCCCAGGGCTGGTCTCTCCCTGGGcatctgggcagcgcccagcctGCCGGGGGCAGCTATCCTGAGCGAGGACCCAGACTCCCCTGCAGTGCCCCCTTCTGCcaggccccacagccccgctggggCCAGGCGTTGggttccagcatggactgcaagggagccctggggcagggggagggctgggggccctCCTGAGCACTGGATGGGCCCCAGACCCTGTGGtaagtgctgcagcgctggagcCGCGGCCGATGGGCTGACGCTGCTCGAATCGctcgctggggctgctgcagcaggtccGGGCAGGGGAAGGATGCTTGGAATTCGTGTCCCGGAGCAGAGACGGGGAGAACACACTCATAATAAAGAATCTCGCAGGGCAGAGGCTGGTGCCGGGAGCGTGGTGGGGGGTGTGAACACCCCAGCGTCACCCCACGGGGACgcactgggcagggcagcctagCACGTGCCTCAGGATGGGGAGATGGGCCCCAGTGGGGCCTCCCCAGCTCCGTCAcctcccagccagcccccactTGGACTCTCAGACTTagcagctctggggcaggggggatcTCCTGGCGCCCCCTGAGGGCTCAGAGGCGCCGCTGACATGGTGCTGACAGGGAGACAGGTTACCATGGTGAGCTACTTGCCTCTGCCCTCTACTGGCTGCAGTCAGAGCAGCTCAGCTGTGGGTCAAAGGCCCTTTACTGCTCGTAACTCATGGGGAGTCGCCTTTAGCTCCAGGTGGGGGCCCATgctttcgggggctcagggagttggggcaggagaGCAAGAGATGCGTCGATTCCTGTGGTTGAGGTGCTGCGCAAGGGGACGGCCTCTGGCGACTCTGATCTCTGCCCCCTCTCGTTGATTCCAgaaggtgcccctggggtgggggatgaggtgAACCCTCCTCggagggacttggggggggggctgtgctgggagatTGAAGGGAACCTGGCCAGGCTGGACAAGCTGCAGTGTcctccctgctgccagcctgtCTTAGTGCAACCCGCcttgcagccccagcccttagtcactctcccagcctgccccatggCCCCCGCCCCCGGAGGTCTGAGTGTGACCAGTGAGCCCCCGTGCAGAACATGGCGGGAGTGTTAAATTCTCCAAGCCCCTTTCTCCCAGCAGAACCTTCTGCATCCCAGGCACAGGGACCCGCCCCCGGTGACAGGAGACaaacagccacctctggggtgggacagggtaCCCGATGAACAGCCCGTGGAGCCTGGGTCAGGAAGGGGAGATGCcaggacaggggtgggagggTTAGAGTGGCATTGCCCAAGACGGGAGGTGTGGTCACACCCCAGCCCCTGGGAAAATCCCCCCACAGTGgtcctcccccagccagtgccccctgcagcacagcaatCCCTAGTGTTGCtggccggcaggttgcccccacagccctgggggtcactggatgatgctgcttccccccctgcAGATATCCGGGAGACGGCTTTCGTCTACGCCATCACCGCAGCTGGCGTGAGCCACGCCGTCACCCAGGCCTGCAGCATGGGCGAGCTGCTGCAGTGCAGCTGTGAGGTGACGCGGAGCCGGGCGCCCCCGCTGCCCACGGCTGGCCCAGGCGCCGAGGGCTCCTCCTGGGAGTGGGGCGGCTGCGGGGATGATGTGGACTTCGGCTACGAGAAGTCCCGGCAGTTCATGGACGCCAAGCGGAAGAAGGGCAAGAGCGACATCCGCACCCTCATCGACCTGCACAACAATGAGGCCGGGCGCCTGGTAATGcccatcccagccccccacccccgtcctccCCACCCAATGGGCAGGACACCTGCCAACCACactcccccccgccctgccaccTCTGGGCCATCCCAGCCCCCatcccccatcctccccacccccacccgacAGGCAGGGCACCTGCCAACCACACTCCCCCTTGCCCTGCCACCTCTGGGccggcccagcccccctcccccgtccTCCCCACCCTGTCCTCCAGTGCTGCCCCTCAGGCACAGCCACATGCTGCCCGCCAAGCCTGCACCATGTATcatgtcatggagtccccgggcgctgctctggaactgctccccaccaagccaggcaggactctggggagcctcctctccctcggagcagactgtctccagggcaagaagctcacacggcttcacctccctggtctctccttggagcattcagcatcctctgcccctccgtgcgcttcccacagtgagcccgccccagcggggtcctgggggggccacagggtcctgcccccccacttcgcagtcagacgtgactctcagccagccagtaacacagaggtttattcaatgacaggaacagggtctaaaacagagcttgtagatacagcgaaccagacccctcggccgggtccattctagggggcagtgaaccagaccccccacgtctgcacttcactcctcgaccccagccagctccagactaacaaccccctccagcccctcctctctgcttacttcctttcccgggccaggaggtcacctgatctctttgtctccaacaccttcagctggcacctttgcagggggggCCCagaccatcagttgctaggagacagagtgccaggcatttaggtgcactggccctttgctctgccagatacttaagaactgccatggggacactgaggcaccaacacagtattcagagcaaacattaagaacattcctcaTTCGTCACATACCACACCTAGGTGCTCCTTTGCTTGACACTCGCCAGCACACACCCACCTTCACCCCCTTCCCTGACAattccctcccccatcacctTGCCCCCCGGCAGGGTTCCTGCTCCGGCCTGGAAAACGTGCCACCCGCCCCAGTTCTGACCTCCCCAGATCTGCTCTGGCCCTTgttgcagagcccagctcaccAAGCCCCATGCTCCTGCCCGGGCACTGTCCACTCCTGAGCTCTCCCTGGCCTGCTTCCTATTCCCAGCCACGCCGCGGCCCAGCTTTGGTGGGCAGTGGTCCAGTCTCTGCTGGGCGGAGGCTGGTGAGGTCAAGTCCCCTTACGGGGGGCTGCCCCCCGCAGACACTCCTGAACCCCCCCACTGACAGCATCCGGTGTACTCCTGTCTCCTTCCGGGGGGCTGGGATCCGGTGGGGTTGGAGAAGAGGCTCTGGGCAGAGGACCCcagtgtggggcggggggctgcggcCTGGCCCCGCTGAGCAGCCCTGTCTCCCCCAGGCGGTGCGAGGCTACATGCGGACGGAGTGCAAGTGCCACGGCCTGTCGGGCTCCTGCACTCTGCACACCTGCTGGAAGAAGATGCCCCACTTCCGCGAGGTGGGCGACCGCCTGCTGGAGCGGTTCAACGGGGCCTTCAAGGTGATGGGGGCCAATGACGGGAAGACGCTTCTCCCCGTGGGCCGCAGCATCAAGCCCCCCGACCGTCAGGATCTCGTCTACTCGGCCGACTCGCCCGACTTCTGCATGGCCAACCGCAAGACGGGCTCGCCGGGCACACGGGGCCGGGTGTGCAACAGCACCGCCCCAGACGTGAGCGGCTGCGACCTGCTGTGCTGTGGGCGTGGGCACCGGGCTGAGACCGTGGTGCTGGAGGAGAACTGCCTGTGCCGCTTCCACTGGTGCTGCGTGGTGCAGTGCCGGAAGTGCCGCGTGCACCAGGAGCTCAGCCTCTGCCTCTGAGCCCGCCGGGGAGCcacccccggccccggccccgggctGCCCGGCAGCTCCCTCTCTCCTGGACGCAGGCGCTGGGGGAGGGTCTCTGGGGAGAGCCCCTGGGGAGAAGCTTTgctgtgccctgccctgccggccaGGGGCACCGAGGCctgggggccaggctgggccatgGGGTGATGCTCACAGACTCAGTGGGGATGAGGCCGGACTCCCTCACTAGTGAACCTGAATCAGGCCAGGATGGCACCcgggctgcccctgccccgttGCCTCCTCAAGCCCCCGCGGCCActgggccaggggctctgtgggCATGGGGGTGACATTAATAAAGCTATTTAAACACagtcctgccccctttcctggAGCAGGGCTTTTGCCACACCCCAGAAGGGGATGCTGACGGGGGAGCAGCCAGCCACGGCCGTGCCCACACGGGGACCTTGTCTGGGGGCACCCAGACATCACCACACTCCACAGAGGAGATTTGTTCAGGGCCTCGCCGGTTCATGAACTCCACATACACTTGATCCAGCCCACTTCTGCCCAGGCTCCTGGGCATGGCTGCCCCCCTGCATCTCACTCGAGCTGATTAGTCCCgggggctctgccccccccccgcggccTTGCTGAGCCCCAAGCCACAGGGGGGCATGCGGGGGTACCATGCTGCAGGAAGTAGCGCTGAAcagtcagtagggggcgctctctgcTCTGATGCGGCATGGACCCGACACGCCGCTCAAGGTGCATCTGTCGCTCGCAGCAAACAATTCAGGCCCTTTCTCTTTAACGAGCCCACGCCACAGCTCCCAGGTGCCAAGCTGCTCACTCCGGGGCCTGGCTAATTTCCGATGGGGGGTGATCGCCGGTACCCCTCCAGCCAAGGAGCTCCCTTGAGCTCTGCTGCACTGAGGTGGGAATCCAGGCAAAGCAACTTGCTCGAAGGCAGCCCGGAGAGTTTGCGACAGCCAGGAGAGGAGCCAGGCCTGGACCCGGGTGAGATTTTTCAGACCCATCGATCGTTCAAGGAGAAAATGCTCTTTCTGGTCATCCGAGACTGTCTAAAAACAGCCAGCGGAAGtggcacacccctccccccgcccccttgaTAACTGCCAGCCCCGCCGCTAGGGCACTCCGGGTACATCCACGTTACAATGAGATGCCCATGACTGGAcggtgccagctgactcaggctggcagggctcGGCCTTAGGGCAGTAAAGCTGCAGCACAGATGTCCAGGCTCCGGGACCCTCCCCCCTCGTGGGGGATTTTCTGACCCTTCCCCAAATTCTGGCCAATTTCAGATTTGGTTTGATGTGAACCAACGCTGGTTTGTCACGATTtttgctggccctgcccccacctgccccacTCAGCCATTCGCCTGGCTCTGCCTGGGCATCAGGACCCAGCTGGCAGTGGCTGGTACTGTCCCATGTGCTCCGGGCTCGCGCGTGGGAGGGTCACGCTCCTGCCCCACCTGACGGGGAGTGATCTGGGCTCGAGGGGCAGCAGGGACTGGGCAGTGGAGCAGAGATGGGCCAGCTGGCTGAGGCACTGAGTTCCGCAGGCTAATTAAACCCCTGCAGAAAGGGGCTTCCTTCCAGCAGGGGCGGCTAGTCAGGGTGTAGTCTCTTGGGGGGCACTGCAGGGGCACTGGAGCTGCCTCCCGCCAGCAACGCACAGCTCTGCTAGGCTCTTCGTGTCACACTCGCCCCCTGCCCATGAGGGGAGCACCCAGGTGAATGGTTAACACTGCCGGGAGAGGGCTGGCGTGGGAGCCACAAGCTGTGCCAGCTCTGGCCCTACAGCTTGTCGGGGAAGAACGGACAGCGCCTGCCTCTGTCTGCCCAGAGCCGCTGCTTGGAACGAGGTGGGAAAGGAAGAGCCATGGACGACTGGAGTGAACACctggtattgtgtgtgtgtgcacatgtgtgtgttcCTGCATGTGTGTGAGtgcctctgtatgtgtgtgtgcacacacgtgTGTATTCCTgcgtgtgtacatgtgtgtgccTCTGTATGTGTGCGCACACACGTGTATTCCTGCATGTGCTTGCACATGTGTGAGTGcctctgtatgtgtgtgcacatgtgtgtattCCTacatgtgtgtgcacgtgtgagtgcctctgtatgtgtgtgcacatgtgtgtatgtgcctctgtatgtgtgtgcacacatttgTATTCCtgcatgtgtgtgcacgtgtgtgagTGCCTctgtatgtgtgcacacacatgtatTCCTGCATGCATGTGCACATGTGTAGCTCtgtatgcatgtgcacacacgtGTGTATTCCtgcatgtgtgtgcacgtgtgtaagtgcctctgtatgtgtgtgcacacacgtgTATTCCTGCATGTGTACACAATTATGTgtgtctctgtatgtgtgtgtgcacgcctGTATATTCCTgcatgtgcatgcgtgtgtgtgtgtgcgcgcgcgcgcaaccgtgtgtgtgtgtgtgtgtgcgcgctcgcgcaaccgtgtgtgtgtgtgtgtattactgTGAATTCCTGTGTGTGCTGCCCTGTCCCCTAGGGCAAGGGGAGCAAGCTGACTGCAGAGCACGGGTGGAATGGGTTTGACGGGTCTCCGGCTCCTGTTGCTAGTGGCTGTTTGACTGACTCACTAACCCACAAGTCCTTCAGCCAGCG belongs to Gopherus flavomarginatus isolate rGopFla2 chromosome 10, rGopFla2.mat.asm, whole genome shotgun sequence and includes:
- the WNT6 gene encoding protein Wnt-6, which gives rise to MLPPSRTQLGLFFILLCPANIIGLWWAVGSPLVMDPNSICRKTKRLAGKQAELCQTEPDIVQEVAKGARLGVRECQYQFRFRRWNCTSHSKSFGKILQQDIRETAFVYAITAAGVSHAVTQACSMGELLQCSCEVTRSRAPPLPTAGPGAEGSSWEWGGCGDDVDFGYEKSRQFMDAKRKKGKSDIRTLIDLHNNEAGRLAVRGYMRTECKCHGLSGSCTLHTCWKKMPHFREVGDRLLERFNGAFKVMGANDGKTLLPVGRSIKPPDRQDLVYSADSPDFCMANRKTGSPGTRGRVCNSTAPDVSGCDLLCCGRGHRAETVVLEENCLCRFHWCCVVQCRKCRVHQELSLCL